One genomic segment of Cellulophaga sp. HaHaR_3_176 includes these proteins:
- a CDS encoding DUF4252 domain-containing protein, producing the protein MKKSLIIILMAMLPSIGVSQSLFDKYEDSEKVTSVIVSKSMFNLLSKIDVEVDDAEAQNFMDIAKSVSSLKVFTTEDKIIGSDMAASVSSYLKSSSLEELMRIKDEDANVKFYVKSGKDDDHVSELLMFITGVKNVNVDGRKFETVLLSLTGDIDLNKINSLTSKMNLPKELNKAGKNK; encoded by the coding sequence ATGAAAAAGTCCCTAATAATAATTTTGATGGCAATGTTGCCTTCTATAGGTGTATCTCAATCTTTATTTGATAAATATGAAGACTCAGAAAAAGTAACATCTGTAATAGTTAGTAAAAGTATGTTTAACCTTTTAAGTAAAATAGATGTTGAAGTAGACGATGCTGAAGCGCAAAACTTTATGGATATTGCTAAAAGCGTGAGTAGTTTAAAAGTATTTACAACAGAAGATAAAATCATTGGAAGTGATATGGCTGCATCAGTTAGTAGTTATTTAAAATCATCATCTTTAGAAGAGTTAATGCGTATTAAAGATGAAGATGCTAATGTGAAGTTTTACGTTAAAAGTGGTAAAGACGATGATCATGTAAGTGAACTTTTAATGTTTATTACAGGAGTTAAAAATGTAAATGTAGATGGTAGAAAGTTCGAAACGGTATTACTATCGTTAACAGGAGACATCGATTTAAATAAAATTAATTCTCTTACTAGTAAAATGAATTTACCAAAGGAATTAAACAAGGCAGGAAAAAACAAATAA
- a CDS encoding S41 family peptidase: MKKYLLLLIGLSLLTTACSDKDDEVIEEIVNVELNNEVNEFIWQGMNYWYFWQADKNDLADDRFATADDFHSYLNGYSSSEALFNDLVYQPGVVDDFSWYIPNVDEQLDSFRGISKSYGIGFPRALIRANATDDDVVIFIAYVEPNSPAAAAGLKRGDIIHRVDGVRMDVDNAAIINKVFSEENLSVGLCNIVDGVVVPIDGEIQMSAEIITSNPIHHYEVIEEGGKKIGYLVYNSFNATFNGELNDVFDFFKAQGVNEMVLDLRYNGGGSVLSSGLLASMIDGDVAEGTAFARLQYNSKRDENEGFTYPFLNDNYLYDKTTSDFIGTESMSRLQNINRLYVLTGEGTASASEMIINGLRPYIPVKIIGEKTVGKNEGSITVVDSAGDFTDLENRNPNHTIGMQPIVFQVYNSRNESDYTAGFQPDILVEEAQFTADIKAFGDPEEALLRTALNDMLGTSTSKFSLNADSNMKATDTKIKLPKFSYDMYLLDDEININF, encoded by the coding sequence ATGAAAAAGTATTTGTTATTACTTATTGGCTTAAGCTTATTAACTACTGCTTGTAGTGATAAAGATGACGAGGTTATTGAAGAGATTGTAAATGTAGAACTAAATAACGAAGTTAATGAGTTTATTTGGCAGGGTATGAATTATTGGTATTTCTGGCAAGCAGATAAAAATGATTTAGCAGATGATAGGTTTGCTACCGCTGATGATTTTCATAGTTATTTAAACGGCTATAGTTCTTCTGAAGCTTTATTTAACGATTTGGTATACCAACCAGGTGTTGTCGATGATTTTTCTTGGTATATACCTAATGTTGATGAGCAATTAGATAGTTTTAGAGGTATTAGTAAATCATATGGTATAGGGTTTCCTAGAGCATTAATAAGAGCTAACGCTACTGATGATGATGTTGTTATTTTCATAGCTTATGTTGAACCTAATTCTCCTGCTGCTGCTGCTGGTTTAAAAAGAGGAGATATAATACACAGAGTTGATGGCGTTAGAATGGATGTAGATAATGCAGCTATTATCAACAAAGTATTTAGTGAAGAAAACTTATCTGTTGGTTTATGTAATATTGTAGACGGAGTAGTTGTACCTATTGATGGCGAAATACAAATGAGTGCTGAAATAATTACCTCTAACCCTATACATCATTACGAGGTTATCGAAGAAGGTGGTAAAAAAATTGGCTATTTAGTTTACAACAGCTTTAATGCTACTTTTAATGGCGAATTAAATGATGTTTTTGACTTTTTTAAAGCTCAAGGTGTAAATGAAATGGTGCTTGATTTAAGATATAATGGTGGTGGTTCTGTACTAAGCTCTGGGCTACTAGCTAGTATGATTGATGGTGATGTTGCAGAAGGAACAGCATTTGCAAGATTACAATACAATAGTAAACGCGATGAAAATGAAGGTTTCACATACCCTTTTTTAAATGACAATTATTTATATGATAAGACTACAAGTGATTTTATTGGTACAGAAAGCATGAGTAGATTACAAAACATTAATAGATTATATGTTTTAACAGGGGAAGGAACTGCATCTGCAAGTGAAATGATTATAAATGGTCTACGCCCATATATTCCAGTAAAAATTATAGGAGAAAAAACAGTTGGAAAAAATGAAGGTTCAATTACTGTTGTTGATTCGGCTGGCGATTTTACTGATTTAGAAAACAGAAACCCTAACCATACTATAGGTATGCAACCTATCGTTTTTCAAGTATATAATAGTAGAAACGAAAGTGATTACACCGCTGGTTTTCAACCTGATATTTTAGTTGAAGAGGCTCAATTCACCGCAGATATAAAAGCTTTTGGCGATCCTGAAGAAGCTTTATTAAGAACGGCACTTAATGATATGTTAGGTACCTCTACTTCTAAATTCAGCTTAAACGCTGATAGCAACATGAAAGCTACAGATACTAAAATTAAACTACCTAAGTTTTCTTATGATATGTATTTACTTGACGATGAAATAAACATCAACTTTTAA
- a CDS encoding TonB-dependent siderophore receptor produces the protein MILKKAYFVFLFTLVTSTVLFAQKVKDSIVVLDEVVLTDAKLIRFSNGVKIRVLSDSILKSSNSSLTDLLRFNSTIYFKENGYGMVSSPSFRGTSAQQTAVVWNGININSQLNGQTDFNTIIPENYNNVVVRSGGGSVQYGSGAIGGSIHLNDELSFKKDASQSVLLSYGSFNSKKASFNTTAGDEKWTYNFGINYMDSDNDYKYLETDKVNENGEFNSVNINASFGYFISNHHLLKFYHNTFIGDRNFSSTLTAPSNSNYEDVTTRSLIEWNHFNTKSAGKLKLAYLSEEYKYFANKDTDRFTFGNSKNILANYDYKLYLNKVTLNGIAEYSNIRGEGTSIENVERNFFSTTVLMSHNVNDKLNYGISIRQEFVNDYDSPFIVSVDGKYQFSSMYSATINASKNYRVPTFNDLYWTGAGASGNKDLVPESSLQLDLGNVFTYKNVEIKLNGYYLNVDNLIQWRPNGIVWTPVNVAKTENYGAELEVAFNKSFGKHDFNFNGGFAYTIAENKETGKQLLYVPKEKVTTGVSYSYNNWGAFYQMLYNGKAYSTTDNTDFVKGYSVSNLGLKRSLDLNKKVNLDVLIKVNNLFNKNYQNVAYRPMPNRNFQLQIITKF, from the coding sequence ATGATATTAAAAAAAGCATACTTCGTTTTTCTTTTTACTTTGGTTACGTCAACAGTTCTTTTTGCTCAAAAAGTAAAAGATAGTATTGTTGTACTTGATGAAGTAGTACTTACTGATGCCAAATTGATTCGTTTTTCAAACGGAGTTAAAATTCGAGTTTTATCAGATAGCATTTTAAAAAGCAGTAATTCTTCGTTAACAGACCTGCTACGATTTAATAGCACTATATATTTTAAAGAAAATGGCTACGGAATGGTATCATCGCCTTCTTTTAGAGGGACATCTGCACAACAAACGGCCGTGGTATGGAACGGCATCAATATTAATTCTCAATTAAACGGTCAAACTGATTTTAATACAATTATACCTGAAAATTATAATAATGTAGTAGTAAGAAGTGGAGGAGGAAGTGTACAATACGGTAGTGGAGCAATAGGAGGTAGTATTCATTTAAATGATGAATTAAGCTTTAAAAAAGATGCTTCTCAAAGTGTTTTGTTATCATACGGGAGTTTTAATTCTAAAAAGGCAAGCTTTAATACAACTGCTGGAGATGAAAAATGGACTTATAATTTTGGAATAAATTATATGGACTCTGATAATGATTATAAATATTTAGAAACAGATAAGGTAAATGAAAATGGAGAGTTCAATTCTGTAAATATTAATGCTTCTTTTGGATATTTTATTTCCAATCATCATTTATTAAAATTTTATCATAATACATTTATTGGAGATAGAAATTTTTCGTCAACATTAACGGCTCCTTCAAATAGTAATTACGAAGATGTTACTACAAGATCGCTTATAGAATGGAATCACTTTAATACAAAGAGTGCAGGTAAGCTTAAATTGGCGTACTTATCAGAAGAATATAAATACTTTGCTAATAAAGATACGGATCGTTTTACTTTTGGGAATTCTAAAAACATACTTGCAAATTACGATTACAAACTTTACCTAAATAAGGTGACTTTAAACGGTATTGCTGAATATAGTAATATAAGAGGAGAAGGAACTTCAATAGAAAATGTTGAACGAAATTTTTTCTCAACAACGGTATTAATGTCTCATAATGTAAATGATAAATTGAATTATGGAATAAGCATTAGACAAGAATTTGTTAATGATTATGATAGCCCATTTATTGTTTCTGTTGATGGGAAGTATCAATTTTCTTCAATGTATAGCGCAACTATAAATGCTTCTAAAAATTATAGAGTACCAACCTTTAATGATTTGTATTGGACAGGAGCTGGTGCTAGCGGAAATAAAGATTTAGTGCCAGAATCTTCTCTTCAATTAGATTTAGGAAATGTTTTTACATATAAGAATGTAGAAATTAAATTGAATGGATACTACCTAAATGTAGATAACTTGATTCAATGGAGGCCAAATGGTATCGTTTGGACGCCTGTAAATGTTGCAAAGACAGAAAATTATGGAGCTGAGCTTGAAGTTGCTTTTAATAAATCTTTCGGGAAACATGATTTTAATTTTAATGGTGGCTTTGCTTATACTATAGCAGAAAACAAAGAGACAGGCAAGCAACTTTTATACGTACCTAAAGAGAAAGTTACAACAGGAGTATCTTATAGTTATAACAATTGGGGAGCATTTTATCAAATGTTATATAATGGTAAAGCCTATTCTACAACTGATAATACTGATTTTGTAAAAGGGTACTCTGTTTCAAATCTAGGTTTAAAACGGTCTTTAGACCTAAATAAAAAAGTTAATCTAGATGTTTTAATAAAAGTAAATAACCTGTTTAATAAAAATTACCAAAATGTGGCATATAGACCTATGCCTAATAGAAATTTTCAACTACAAATAATAACTAAATTTTAA
- a CDS encoding iron ABC transporter permease: MLLCILCIVNISLGSVSIPLKNTLQIIFGTTTNESWEYIIWNYRMPKAFTAILVGGGLALSGLLMQTLFRNPLAGPFVLGISSGASLGAALLIMGASFFSTLFSINFFNDTTLAIASSLGSFLVLLAVLSVAIKVKDTMSLLIIGLMFGSITGAIVSVLSYFTTAEKLQQYIYWSFGSLGDLSWPQLSLLAAIIAIGIVLSILSIKPLNAFLLGENYARSLGIQLKKSRLLIIIATGLLAGGITAFAGPIAFIGLAVPHLTRQIFNTTDHKILVPAVLLYGAILMLICDTIAQLPGSSNVLPINAITSIIGAPVVVWLLIRKRKMVF, encoded by the coding sequence ATGCTCTTATGCATATTATGTATTGTAAATATTAGCTTAGGTTCTGTTAGCATACCGTTAAAGAATACACTGCAAATTATTTTTGGGACTACTACTAATGAGTCTTGGGAGTATATTATTTGGAATTATAGAATGCCAAAAGCTTTTACTGCAATACTTGTGGGTGGTGGCTTGGCATTAAGTGGTTTATTAATGCAAACGCTATTTCGCAACCCATTAGCAGGGCCATTTGTATTAGGTATAAGCTCAGGTGCTAGTTTGGGAGCGGCACTTTTAATTATGGGTGCTAGTTTCTTCTCTACCCTATTTTCAATTAATTTTTTTAATGATACCACACTTGCTATAGCCTCTAGCTTGGGTAGTTTTTTAGTATTACTAGCAGTACTTTCTGTAGCTATAAAAGTAAAAGATACCATGTCGTTATTAATTATAGGACTTATGTTTGGTAGTATAACTGGTGCCATTGTTAGCGTATTATCTTATTTTACTACTGCCGAAAAACTACAACAATATATTTACTGGTCTTTTGGTAGTTTAGGCGATTTATCATGGCCACAATTAAGTTTGTTAGCTGCTATTATTGCTATCGGAATTGTACTCAGTATTTTATCAATAAAACCTTTAAATGCCTTCTTGTTAGGCGAAAACTATGCCCGTAGCTTGGGCATTCAACTAAAAAAATCACGCTTGCTTATTATTATTGCTACAGGTTTATTAGCTGGTGGTATTACCGCTTTTGCTGGGCCTATTGCATTTATTGGTTTAGCGGTACCTCATTTAACCCGTCAAATTTTTAATACTACCGATCATAAAATATTAGTACCTGCTGTTTTACTTTATGGTGCTATTTTAATGTTAATTTGTGATACGATAGCACAGTTACCTGGCTCATCAAATGTTTTACCAATTAATGCGATTACAAGTATTATAGGTGCTCCTGTTGTCGTGTGGCTATTGATTAGAAAAAGAAAAATGGTATTTTAA
- a CDS encoding YncE family protein: MRIKHVLTIIALGVLGASCSDDNDDFKLPEGDYANGILVSNEGPFSNGTGTVSFIHNDSTDVKASIYNAVNNEDLGNIVQSISFTNEKAYIIANVSNKITVVDRYTFVKEAAIETGLNNPRYMVVANGKGYVTNWGDTADETDDYIAIVNLDTNSIEGTIAVVLGPENIVASGDKVFVAHQGAYGFNNKISVIDTKTQEVETTITVGDLPSGMKFDGSGNLWVLSSGKPDYSNDETAGSIAKIDVNSNEVISSIEFGATEHPGRLNFDSNKLYYTLAGGLYELQTSAESLPTTPIMTDAYFYGMVIKDGKLYGTDAKDFSSNGDLNIYDLDSKALLNTFTVGIIPGGIYFN, encoded by the coding sequence ATGAGAATAAAACACGTATTAACAATTATTGCTTTAGGGGTTTTAGGAGCTTCATGTTCTGATGATAATGATGATTTTAAATTACCAGAAGGTGATTATGCAAATGGAATTTTAGTATCAAACGAAGGTCCGTTTAGTAATGGAACAGGAACAGTATCATTTATACATAACGATTCGACAGATGTAAAAGCATCTATTTATAATGCAGTAAACAATGAAGATTTAGGTAATATAGTTCAATCTATCAGTTTTACTAATGAAAAAGCCTATATTATAGCAAACGTTTCTAATAAAATTACTGTAGTAGATAGGTATACTTTTGTTAAAGAAGCAGCAATTGAAACAGGTTTAAATAACCCTAGATATATGGTTGTAGCAAACGGAAAAGGGTATGTTACAAATTGGGGTGATACAGCTGACGAAACTGACGATTACATAGCAATTGTAAATTTAGATACAAATTCAATTGAAGGAACTATTGCTGTAGTATTAGGACCAGAAAATATAGTAGCTAGTGGTGATAAAGTGTTTGTAGCGCACCAAGGAGCTTATGGTTTTAACAATAAAATTTCAGTTATTGATACAAAAACTCAAGAAGTAGAAACTACAATAACAGTAGGGGATTTACCAAGCGGTATGAAATTTGATGGTTCAGGTAACCTATGGGTATTATCTTCAGGGAAGCCAGATTATAGTAATGATGAAACAGCAGGTTCAATAGCTAAGATTGATGTAAATTCAAATGAGGTGATTTCTTCAATTGAATTTGGAGCTACAGAACATCCTGGCAGGTTAAACTTTGATTCAAATAAATTATATTACACTTTAGCTGGTGGTTTATATGAATTACAAACTTCAGCAGAAAGTTTACCAACAACACCAATTATGACTGATGCATATTTTTATGGAATGGTTATTAAAGATGGTAAATTATATGGTACAGATGCTAAAGATTTTTCTAGTAATGGTGATCTAAATATATATGATTTAGATTCAAAAGCACTTTTAAATACGTTTACTGTTGGTATTATACCAGGAGGAATATATTTTAACTAA
- a CDS encoding ABC transporter substrate-binding protein — protein sequence MKYYIFIASLFLFLSCKEAQKQEQENTPFPKTENISSTIKYAKGFSINKQASGVTIITITSPWPNSETAFKYALIPIEKAPYLTLNKDDYDAIISTPVEKIIVTSTTHIPVLETLNIEETLVGFPGTKYVSSEKTRKLIDTEKIKEIGKNEKINTEMVLELRPDLVVGFSIDSKNKTYETIQRSNIPVVYNGDWTEESPLGKAEWIKFFAAFYGKEKEADAVFSEIEVNYNAAKEVAKKATTRPTVISGAIYNDVWYLPGGKSWASKFINDANATYVYTDSNETGSLSLSWESVLEKGGAAEFWISPSQFTSYENMKENSLHYQQFKAFKNKNIYSFAGTVGETGGLLYYELAPNRPDLVLKDLIHIFHPELLPAYQPFFFKPLK from the coding sequence ATGAAATACTACATTTTTATAGCATCCTTATTTCTTTTTCTTTCCTGTAAAGAAGCTCAAAAACAAGAGCAAGAAAACACTCCTTTTCCTAAAACGGAAAACATATCTTCTACTATAAAATATGCCAAAGGTTTTTCTATAAACAAGCAAGCTTCAGGAGTCACAATTATTACCATTACATCGCCATGGCCGAATTCAGAAACTGCTTTTAAATATGCTTTAATTCCTATTGAAAAAGCACCATATCTCACCTTAAATAAAGATGATTATGATGCTATCATAAGTACTCCTGTAGAAAAAATCATCGTAACATCTACAACACATATTCCTGTTTTAGAAACTTTAAATATTGAAGAAACTTTAGTTGGTTTTCCAGGCACTAAATATGTTTCTTCAGAAAAAACAAGAAAACTTATTGATACTGAAAAAATTAAAGAAATAGGAAAGAACGAAAAAATAAATACTGAAATGGTATTAGAGCTAAGACCAGATTTAGTTGTCGGTTTTAGTATTGATAGCAAAAATAAAACCTACGAAACTATTCAACGTTCTAATATCCCTGTAGTTTACAACGGAGATTGGACAGAAGAATCTCCGTTAGGAAAAGCAGAATGGATTAAATTTTTTGCTGCTTTTTATGGCAAAGAAAAAGAAGCTGATGCTGTTTTTTCTGAAATAGAAGTAAATTATAACGCTGCTAAAGAAGTTGCTAAAAAAGCTACTACTCGACCAACCGTAATTAGTGGTGCTATTTATAACGATGTTTGGTATTTACCAGGCGGAAAAAGCTGGGCCTCTAAATTTATAAATGATGCAAATGCTACTTATGTTTATACCGATTCTAATGAAACTGGTAGTCTTTCGTTAAGTTGGGAGAGTGTTTTAGAAAAAGGTGGTGCTGCTGAATTTTGGATTTCCCCTTCTCAATTTACATCGTATGAAAATATGAAAGAAAACTCATTGCATTACCAACAATTTAAAGCCTTTAAAAACAAAAATATATATTCTTTTGCAGGCACTGTAGGCGAAACTGGTGGCTTATTATATTATGAGCTAGCACCTAACAGACCTGATTTAGTTTTAAAAGATTTAATTCATATTTTTCACCCTGAATTGTTACCAGCTTACCAACCTTTCTTTTTTAAACCTTTAAAATAA
- a CDS encoding RNA polymerase sigma factor, translating into MKQVDFLTIVMPFKDKLFRLAKRLLVSTEEAEDATQEILLKLWAKNNTMEKYNNVEAFAMTMTKNFCLDRLKSKQAGNLKLVHTNYTDENTSLQKQLEANDSITWVEKIMEELPEQQKLVLQLRDVEEYDYDEIAKMLDMQPTAIRVALSRARKTVREKLVQKHSYGIK; encoded by the coding sequence ATGAAGCAGGTAGATTTTTTAACTATTGTAATGCCTTTTAAAGACAAACTTTTTCGTTTGGCTAAGCGGTTACTGGTTTCTACAGAAGAAGCAGAGGATGCTACGCAAGAAATATTATTAAAGCTGTGGGCTAAAAATAATACGATGGAAAAGTATAATAATGTAGAAGCCTTTGCAATGACAATGACAAAAAACTTTTGTTTAGACAGGTTAAAATCTAAACAGGCAGGTAACTTAAAGTTAGTACATACCAATTATACAGATGAAAACACATCATTACAAAAACAATTAGAAGCTAATGATAGTATTACTTGGGTAGAAAAAATTATGGAAGAGTTGCCTGAGCAACAGAAATTAGTATTGCAATTAAGAGATGTTGAAGAATATGATTATGACGAAATAGCAAAAATGTTAGATATGCAACCAACGGCAATTCGTGTAGCATTATCAAGGGCAAGAAAAACAGTTAGAGAAAAGTTAGTACAAAAACATAGTTATGGAATTAAATAA
- the rmuC gene encoding DNA recombination protein RmuC codes for MNPYIIYLLIGIVCLAVGFFLGNYIQKLKTTSSQSALLERENQLRNTITSLEKKIDTAEETITDIRALSELDKNELRSEKEQLSNQLIRYQANVENLQLKNTEQKEEVEKLQEKFTKEFENLANKILDEKSSKFTEQNKENIKNILNPLQEKILLFEKKVDESQKESIGMHSALKEQLATLQLQNLKITQEAENLTKALKGDSKMQGNWGELVLERVLEKSGLEKDREYTVQQSFTREDGSRVLPDVIINLPDGKKMIVDSKVSLTDYERYVNAEEDIKEKHLKDHINSLRRHVDQLSAKKYEDLYEMESPDFVLLFVPIEPAFAVAINNDNTLYNKAFEQNIIIVTPSTLLATLRTIDSMWNNEKQQRNAIEIARQAGALYDKFEGFVTDLTKVGKKIDEAKTEYRGAMSKLVDGRGNIITSIEKLKKMGAKAKKTIPESLLKRAHEATDDDFEEPKLNL; via the coding sequence ATGAACCCATACATTATCTACCTACTTATCGGAATTGTATGCCTTGCCGTAGGATTCTTTTTAGGAAATTACATTCAAAAATTAAAAACCACATCGTCGCAAAGTGCTTTATTAGAGCGTGAAAACCAGTTGCGCAACACTATAACATCATTAGAAAAAAAAATAGATACCGCAGAAGAAACTATTACTGATATTCGAGCTTTATCAGAATTAGATAAAAACGAATTACGATCTGAAAAAGAACAGTTAAGCAATCAGCTTATTCGTTACCAAGCAAATGTAGAAAACCTTCAACTTAAAAATACAGAACAGAAAGAAGAAGTAGAAAAGCTACAAGAAAAATTTACGAAAGAATTTGAAAACTTAGCCAATAAAATTCTAGATGAAAAAAGCTCAAAATTTACAGAGCAAAACAAAGAGAATATCAAAAACATATTAAATCCTTTACAAGAAAAAATACTGCTTTTTGAGAAAAAGGTTGATGAAAGTCAAAAAGAAAGTATTGGTATGCATTCTGCCTTAAAAGAGCAATTAGCCACCTTACAATTACAGAATTTAAAAATTACTCAAGAGGCAGAAAACCTTACTAAAGCTTTAAAAGGCGATAGTAAAATGCAAGGCAATTGGGGCGAGTTGGTTTTGGAGCGTGTACTCGAAAAATCGGGCTTAGAAAAAGATAGAGAATACACCGTACAGCAAAGTTTTACCAGAGAAGATGGCTCTCGAGTATTGCCTGATGTAATTATTAACCTGCCTGATGGCAAAAAAATGATTGTCGACTCTAAAGTTTCATTAACTGATTATGAACGTTATGTAAATGCAGAAGAAGATATAAAAGAAAAACACCTAAAAGACCATATAAACTCGCTTCGCCGACATGTAGATCAGCTTTCTGCTAAAAAATATGAAGATTTGTATGAAATGGAAAGTCCTGATTTTGTATTGCTTTTTGTACCTATAGAGCCCGCTTTTGCCGTTGCAATCAATAATGATAATACACTTTATAATAAGGCTTTTGAGCAGAATATAATTATAGTAACCCCATCTACCCTACTGGCTACACTACGTACTATTGATAGTATGTGGAATAATGAGAAACAACAACGTAATGCTATAGAAATTGCGCGCCAAGCTGGTGCTCTTTATGATAAATTTGAAGGTTTTGTTACGGACTTAACAAAAGTTGGTAAAAAAATTGACGAAGCTAAAACCGAATATCGTGGCGCAATGAGTAAATTAGTCGACGGTAGAGGAAACATTATTACCAGCATTGAAAAGCTAAAAAAAATGGGAGCAAAGGCTAAAAAAACTATTCCAGAATCGCTATTAAAAAGAGCACACGAAGCAACCGATGATGATTTTGAAGAACCTAAATTAAATTTATAA
- a CDS encoding DUF4252 domain-containing protein, with the protein MKTISLFLVLAILPFLGFSQSLFDKYENMDKVSSVIVNKGMIDFVSSFQTDDMDKETQDFIDVAKGLESLKVFITEDEKASVDMTASVKKYLKSSKLEELMRVKDEDVNVKFYIREGKDADHVQELLMFVTGIDSSDLDLNGHKIETVLLSLTGDIDLNKIGSLTSKMNLPKELNKVEKSK; encoded by the coding sequence ATGAAAACAATCAGTTTATTTTTAGTACTAGCAATTTTACCATTTTTAGGTTTTTCTCAATCTTTATTCGATAAATATGAAAATATGGATAAAGTATCATCAGTAATTGTAAATAAAGGAATGATAGATTTTGTCAGTTCTTTTCAAACGGATGATATGGATAAAGAGACTCAAGATTTTATAGATGTAGCAAAAGGTTTAGAAAGCTTAAAAGTTTTTATTACTGAAGATGAAAAAGCATCAGTAGATATGACTGCATCAGTAAAAAAGTATTTAAAATCTTCAAAACTAGAAGAGTTAATGCGTGTTAAAGATGAAGATGTAAATGTGAAGTTTTATATTAGAGAAGGTAAAGATGCAGATCATGTACAAGAGCTATTAATGTTTGTAACAGGTATAGATTCTTCAGATTTAGATTTAAATGGACATAAAATAGAAACCGTATTATTGTCTTTAACAGGCGATATTGATTTAAATAAAATAGGCTCTTTAACCAGTAAAATGAATTTACCGAAAGAATTAAATAAGGTAGAAAAAAGTAAATAA